From the uncultured Methanomethylovorans sp. genome, the window TTCGATTTAATGCACCACTTATTTTCTTGAAGATTGGAATATTCGAAAACATCTTCATGAAACTATCAGGTAATCTTCTATTGCTTTCTGATACGATAGGATATAACCTGTCAGATGAAAACATAAAAGGATTGAGATTTTCAGACTTGAGTTTTTGTGCAAATCTGAAACTGTTTCTGTTCTCTACTACAAACAAGTGTTTAATCTCGATGTCTTTTGAGAGAACATAAACTAATTCATCTTCGAGCATCTCGCAGGCAATTATACTTAACACTGGCATAATTATCTTTTACATAGTTTTGTTCTTTATTTCATCCTTTATCGAGCCATAACATTTCTCGAAAATTTCCTGATTACCACTGACTTCGAAGGTACTGTACCCAAACAAATTGGCATACTCTTCGATCTTTGCGTCGATATCTTTCACATATTTCAGGCCCGTATTGACTTTTGCAACCCTTGAATATCCCGCCAAGTCATTGACCATTTTTGCCATTTTGAACGCTTTTTCAGGGTCAGAATGATATTTAGCAAAGCCTAGAAGTTCTTTCCATGAACTGGCATACATAGGAGTGAAGAAAAAAGCAGGTTCTTTACTGTGGGTTTTAAGCAACTTAAGATAATTAACTCCACCGCCAACAGTAGCTCCTATGCAGTCATCTACAATTCTTATGTCATCTCTCAATATTCTTACTATGCAACCATCTTTTTCCAGGCAGAAATCCTCCTCCACCTTGCCAAGGACATTACCACAAAGGCCGTAAAAAAGAAGTATCCCATCGGAGAATGGTATCATTTCTTCAATACATTGGTAGACCTCGGATTTCAGCTTCTTTGGTACTGCATGAAGTCCAAGTTCCCTTATATTAACTACAACAGTGAATTCGTCCTTCTCAACATTTCCAAGAACAGGTTGTAAATTTTGAAAAGGTATACTCTCATAAGGGACGCGCTGTTCATTAAGTTTTTCTGTAAATTCAGAAATGTTTTCGTTTTCTACGATTATGATTTTATTAATATCAGAATCATTGGTAAAAAGCCAGACAATTTCATCTTGCATTATCTTACATGAAATTATACTCATAACGGGCATTACAAATCTCCTCCAATTTTATGTATCCTGCTAGTTTCGATTCTTTTGAGCTAAAATTAATATGATAAATAGGACATATCTACCTGCATATAAGTAGGTTATGGGTGGCTAAAAAATCAATCCTTCCATCCAAGGCCAGATTTGATCGAGGAAATTGATCTGACAAGTGTTTTTCTACCTTTGATACTGGATAATAGTCTGGCCCCCATCAATGTTTCGACTACCTCTTCCGCATGTGCTTCGACCGGGTCTGAAAAATTGAATTCCCCCTTTTCCAGGCCGGTTCTGAGAACATTTGTGGTCCAGTCAAGTATATAATCCAGTAGCAGCAGATTTTGCTTTTTAACTTCCTCTGGAAGTTCTTCAAAATCAATGATCACTGAGCCTGGAGGGCAGATACATTTGCCTTCATCAAACTCCTCCAATGCGCGATCTAAATAATATTGAAGCTGCTCGCGAGCAGACCCTCCTGATTTCACTATTTGGGCAATAGACGTGGCAAAGTTCTTTCTTCTCTCTTCAAGCAAGGCAGCAACCAGATCTTCTTTTTTGGGGTAGTAATGATGGATAGAAGCGTTTTTTATCCCAAGTTTCTGGGAAATATCCTTATAACTGAATCCATTATAACCCCGGCATTGCAAAAAGTGTCTTGCGTAATGGAGTATCTGTTGATTGGTCGGGTTCATATCTGTCATATAGATTCACATGTTCCTTGTTTCTTATAATTACTTGAATAATACTCATCCATATAAAAGTTAGTTCCTTGCTAGATCTAAATGAAAATCATCTCTATTTCATATAATACATTCACCAGTATTAGACCCATCCGGCGGTATCTCCTGTTTTGGCTGTCATTATCATCGCTCTTACGAGACATCCTTCTAAAAAAGCCAGACATTCAAACTCCAGAAACTTTGAGGCATTTTTATCAAACAGAATATGAACTTCACAAGGAAATTCATCGTCTCCATCATAATACACGATTTGAAGGAGGATTTTAGGTAAGGCTTTCAGAAGCCATGAATAGCCACCCGATTTCAGCTTGCCGTTAAACCCCCCACCTAATCTGCACATAGTTTCACTAAATGTTGCATAATCTTCACTGAATGTTTTACCAAGCGGATCGGTCATCCATTTTGTATTTGTGCTTAATGTTATTACTGCGCCGGTAAGATGAGAAATTGGCACATATAAAAATGCAGGTTCACCCATGCCTTTGGACAATGAATAGTAAGCCAGAACACTGAGGTTGTTGACATTAACCGGCTTACCGTCCGTCGGATTATACCACGAGAACTTATCTCATATTCCCGGCCAAGATAATTGACAGACAGAGCACCGTCTGGCTGAAGTGACAGACCAAGCCGTTCGGCAACTTCAAAAAAATCGCATTTGCTCAGTTTGGGTCTGAGGCTTTCATAAATTTGTTCATAACCACTATTCATAAAATACTCCTTTTAATGTGTACCGAAGGGGTTTTCATAGCTCTTATTTGGATGATTGGAATTTCATTTAACATTTTTTTGAGGAAATGCTAGAAGATACCGACTTTCATATAATTCACGTGACTCTGGGAAATTCCTTATCCTTTCATCAAGATGTGATACGTATTTCCAAATCAGATTAAACGATGTTATTCCACATAGATCGTACCTGATTTCTAAGGCTTTTTCTTTGATACGCAACGACAGGTTGATAGTGGTTTATTTATTGTTCCTCTAAATTATTCGGATATTTGATTCTCAATTAGTTCTCATACAATATATGCTTACCTGCACATAGGTAGGCAAATGTTACAATATATAACGATTAAGGATCTTAGATGAATGCATTGGGAAATGATCAAGATGTGCAGCTTGGAAAATACTAGGAATTAATGCTCTGAATAGTGGCCACATATCTGTACTACACATCATGGCAGTGTTGATTTCTGTATATGGGTGTATGCTTTCTTTGCCAGGGAAATGGGTTACAAATTGATATTGTACTGTACCTATTCCTATTGGAACTTTGATGAATCTGCTATGTTTTTCTTCATGGATTACCTTTGTATTATGGGAGTTTATATTTGTGTGACTTACTATGTTATCAAATTTGTTAAGAATAGGAAAAAGCAGTACCTATCAAAAAATAATCAATAATAACAAAGAAAGCAAAAATGAATGTTGAATATAGAAACCTACTGCATGACGATTCCTCTGTGCATGAAGTGTACTCTGGATTGCCCGGCCATATTCTGGATGGTCTTGCAGTTTAGGGCAAATACATAAAAATTCGCAGAATGAGGTCTCAAAGTAGCTGTGTAAAATTGGAACTACATTGGTGGGATAATGAAAAAACTTAAAAAGATGGTGCTATATATATTCTGTTTTTTGCTTTTATTAGTTGTCGGTATTACAGTGTTTATGAATGTAGACCCAGCTTTCGGTGGGAATCCAACGACAGAACAAAAAGAAACTTATCAAAAATTAAGTAATTATGTTGATGGAAAATTTATTAATGAGATTCCTACACAGGTGGGCATAAACTTCTCAAATGCCTCTTCAACAAACGAAGATTCTGCTTCAGAGACTAAAAACCGCAATCCTACCAGTCCGATTCCTGTTTCTGCTGTTGACTGGAACCAAATAAAAAGTGAAAATGATAGTTTGACCTGGTTCGGTCACTCTGCTTTTCTGCTTAGCATTGATAATAAAAAGCTATTGATAGACCCTATGCTGAGTCCCATTGTCTCGCCGGTTTCATTTGTGGGGATTAAAAGATATGAATATAGTGCAGATATCATGCTGCATCTTATTGATAAAATGCCACCTATTGATGCAGTTTTTATTACACATGACCATTATGACCACTTAGATTACCAATCAATTGTAAAACTAAACAGTAAAGTATCGCATTTTTTTGTTCCCCTTGGATGTAGTGCTCATCTGATCCGATGGGGTATTCCAGAAGAAAAAATTACGGAACTCAACTGGTGGGAAGAAACGGACTATCAAGGCTTAACCGTTGCCTTGACACCAGCCAGACATTTCTCTGGAAGAGAGCCATTTAATATCAATACTACACTATGGGGTGGATGGGTCATTCTGGGAAATAACACTCGAATATATACCAGTGGAGACGGCGGATATGGGCCCCATTTTAAGGATATCGGAGACGAATACGGACCTTTTGATGTCACCTTGATCGAAGGTGCCCAATATGACCGTAACTGGCCTGATATTCATATGGTACCGGAACAATCTGTCCAGGCTAATCTGGATGTAAATGGTGAGACTATGATGTTGATGCATTGGGGAGCATTTACATTGGCTAATCATGCCTGGAATGAGCCTATAAAAAGAGCACTGAAAGAGGCAAATGAAAGGGAAGTGAATATAATAGCCCCGAAAATCGGTGAGACAATCTTGTTAGATTCAGACCTGCAAAAGTCTCCAACTCCATGGTGGGATATTTGACATGGGAAACGCACATTAATTCGGCTGCATCGTTGAGTAGACAGCAGTAAAGCGCTTTATTTCACTCGGGGAAAAATAGAGTGAAGTAATTATACAAAAATTAGAGGAACTTGGATACGCTATTTAGTTTTTCTAATTCTCTTAAATGTTAAGCTTTATATACTAATACACTACCATATGCATGACTGATCAGTCAATCACGGTCACACTTATTTTAAAATGCAGTGTATCATAACGGATGACTGATTGCTCACTCACGTAAGCCTGTTGAATATATAAGGTTTTTCAGAAAAGGAAAATTGAGGATTTGATATGAGTTACAATATGTATGTACCTACAAGGACTTTATTTGGAGCAGGTCAATTAAACAATCTGCATACCCAGAAAATGCCTGGCAAAAAAGCTATGATCGTTATCTCTAACGGAAAGTCCACAAGAGCAAACGGCTATCTTGCAAGAGCTGAAGAGCAGCTGAAATTAGCAGACGTAGAAACCGTAGTATTTGACAGAGTTGAATCTAACCCCCTGAGATCAACAGTTATGGTAGGCGGTGCTTTTGCAAAAGAGAATAACTGTGATTTTATTGTCTCTCTGGGAGGCGGAAGCTGCATGGATGCAGCAAAGGCAATTGCCGTTATGGCTACCAATGAAGGTGATTATTGGGATTACATTCCTTCAGGTAGCGGAAAAGGAATGCCGGTAAAGAACAGCCCTCTTCCGATCGTAGCCATTACAACGACAGCCGGAACCGGCTCAGAGACAGATCCGGGTACAGTGATCACCAATGAAGAAAAGTGTGAGAAGACTGGATTTATGCACGAGGAACTATTCCCGGTTCTGGCTATTGTCGATCCCGAGCTTATGCTGACCGTGCCACCGAAGTTTACTGCGTATCAGGGATTTGATGCATTATTCCATAGTGTGGAGGGATATGTTTCCAACGGTGCCAATCTTATGAGCGACATGTATGCGATCACAGCGATAGAAAATATCGCAAAGAATCTTGCAAAAACAGTGAAGAACGGGAACGATCTGGATGCACGTGAAAAGGTTGCTTTCGGGAATACTCTTTCCGGTACAGTGATGTGTGTAGGTCTTTGTACAAGTCAGCACTCTCTTGAGCACGCAATGTCAGCCTATCATCAGGAACTTCCACACGGTGCAGGTCTTATCATGATCAGCAAGGCATATTTTACACATCTGATCGAGAAACATGTATGTGACGACAGATTTGTACAAATTGCAAAGGCAATGGGAATGGAGGATGCGAAAGATCCGATGGATTTCATCACAATGCTGGTGAAATTGCAGGAAGATTGTGGAGTTGCAGACCTCAAAATGTCCGATTATGGAATCACACCGGACGAATTTGAAACAATGGCTAAGAATGCAAAGGATACCATGGGATTTTTGTTCACCTGTGACAGAACCGAGTTTAGTATTGACGACTGTGTTGCCATCTATGAGGCTTCCTACAAATAAGGATTGGTAACTCATTATTTTTTGAGCACTGAGCGAACCGCATTATAAAAATTAAAGGAGATTAGAATATGAGTTTATTAAATGATTTAAGTAAAAGCGTGATCTTTCCGAAAGGTGAGGAACTTCCGGAACAGTTCAGTAAGTATTTTTCAGGTAAAGCATGGCTTAGCATGCTGGTGCCAAGAGATAATGAATTTAATTGTCCCATCGGCAATGTGACATTTGAACCAGGCTGCAGAAATAACTGGCATAAGCATGTGGGTGGACAGATCTTGTTAGTAACAGGTGGACGTGGTTACTATCAGCAAGAAGGAAAGCCTGCACAGGAACTTAAGCCCGGTGATGTAGTTATGATTGCTCCACATGTAAAGCACTGGCATGGAGCAGCACATGACAGTTGGTTCGTGCACCTTTCCGTTGAGACAAATGTTAACGCAGGCCCGGTTGAATGGCTTGAACCGGTAGCTGATGAGGAATACAACAATTTATGATGGTTCACTGGAGGCATAAAATGAAAGTATTATTAGTAAACGGAAGTCCGCATGAGAAAGGCTGCACCTATACTGCCCTTACAGAAGTAGCAAAGACTTTGAATGAAGAAGGAATCGATACAGACATTTATTGGATCGGAACAAAACCACTGACTGGGTGCACTGCCTGCAAGAGCTGTGCCAGAACAGGAAAGTGTGCATTCAATGACATCGTCAACGATTTTCTTGACATTGTCAAGGATGTCAATGGATTTATTTTCGGTTCCCCGGTGCATTATGCAGCTGCCAGTGGTGCGATCACTTCCTTTATGGATTGCGCTTTTTACACAGACTTGCAGGGAGGTAGAAGGTCCTTTAATCTAAAACCAGCGGCAGCAGTTATCTCAGCAAGGAGAGCAGGAACAACAGCCACATTTGATCAGCTCAATAAGTATTTCACCCTTACGGAGATGCCAATTATTTCTTCCCGGTATTGGAATATGGTTCATGGAGCAAAGCCTGAAGATGTGCAAAAGGATTTGGAAGGATTGCAGACCATGCGCGTGCTTGCACGGAATATGGCATGGTTCCTAAAGTGCAAGGAGGCTGGCATGAAGGCTGGCGTACAGTTCCCGGTGAAGGAAGATATTATTTTTACGAATTTTATTCGGGATTAATCATTGTTTGAAATCTTAGAGTATGAATACGCAAAAAGAAAGTGAGGGACAGAAAATGATGAATTTTAAAGAAGAAAAATGTCTGATTGCCTATTATTCTCGTGAGGGAAATAACTATGTTAGTGGGAAGATCGTGAATTTGCCAGTCGGTAACACAAAAGTAGTAGCCGACATGATCCGGGAAATAACTGAAGGCGATGTTTTCCGCATTGATACAGTAAAGTCTTATCCTAAAGATTATACTGCAACCACTAACGTGGCAAAAAAGGAACTGAATGAAAATGCCAGACCGGAGCTTACCAGCCATGTGGAAAATATGGACTCTTATAATGTGATATTTTTGGGTTATCCTAACTGGTGGGGAACGATGCCGATGCCAGTGTATACATTCCTGGAAGAATATGATCTTTCCGGAAAGACCATTGTTCCATTCTGTACACATGAAGGAAGCGGCATGGGACGCAGTGAAAGCGATATTGCGAAACATTGTCCGAAAGCAACACTTTTGAAGGGACTGGCTATCCATGGTACTAGTGTAAGTGCTGCGAAAAAAGATGTTGCGGGTTAGCTGAATAAATTAGTATGATTTCATAAACTGTTCAGATATCGATTGTTGAGAATCTTTACTTAACAAATATGGAGATGATTTCAATGAGTAAAAATGTATTGATACTATCCGGCAGCCCGAGGAAAGGCGGAAACTCCGATCTGTTGTGCGAACAATTCCTGCTTGGAGCAGAAGAAGCAGGCAATCAAGTGGAGAAAATCTTTTTGAGAGATAAGGCCATTGGTTACTGTATAGGATGTGGAACCTGTTTTATCACTAAAAAGAGCTGTTCCATAAAGGACGACATGGATGATATCCTAGACAAAATGATTGCAGCAGATGTGATTGTAATGGGCACACCGGTGTACTTCTACACAATGAATGGTCAACTGAAGACCCTGATAGACCGTACTTGTGCCCGATACACAGAGATCAACGACAAGGATTTTTATTTCATTGTAGCAGCCGCTGACGATAGTGAACCGGCCATGGAGAGAACGCTGGAGGGATTCAGAGGATTTACTTCCTGCCTTGAAAGACCCAATGAAAAAGGCGTGATCTATGGAACTGGTGCCTGGAATATAGGAGACATCAAAGGAAGCAAAGCAATGGATCAGGCTTATGAAATGGGAATGGCGGTTTGACCCTAGAAAAAGGGGCAATGAAAGATTATGTTATTGGTTCTGCACGGGATTGAATGCTAGTAACTGATAAAGATTATGAGGTGTTAAGACAATGAAAAATGTAATCGTAGTTATTGGTGCGGGGTCAATAGGCCAGGCGATCGCACGTCGTGTGAGCGCAGGAAAACATGTATTGTTGGCAGATCTAAAGAAGGAGAATGCTGATGCTGCAGCAGAAGTCATGATTGATGCCGGATATGAAGTGAGTACAGCAATAGTAGACATATCATCACGTGAGTCAATTCATGCATTGGTCCAGAAAGCGACTACTATTGGAGATATTACTGGTATAGTCCTTGCAGCAGGAGTCTCACCATCACAAGCATCGCCAGAAACAATCTTAAAAGTGGACCTGTATGGTTCTGCTGTAGTGCTGGAAGAATTTGGAAATGTAATTGCAAAGGGAGGAAGTGGTATTGTCATCTCTTCGCAGTCTGGACACAGGCTTCCAGCATTATCTGTCGAACAAAATAAGGAACTTGCCACTACGCCAACTGAAGAATTGCTGGATCTTGAATTCTTGCAATTAGATACTATTACTGATTCACTTCATGCTTATCAGCTATCCAAACGTGGAAATTCCCTGCGGGTGATGGCTGAAGCAGTGCGCTGGGGTAAACGAGGTGCAAGGGTTAACGCCATAAGTCCGGGTATAATCTTCACACCACTTGCCAGAAATGAGCTGAATGGTCCACGTGGGGACGGATATAGGCGTATGATCGAAGTATGTGCAGCAGGTCGCGGCGGCACTCCTGATGAAGTTGGAGCTGTTGCTGCTTTATTAATGGGACCCGAAGGTACATTTATCACGGGCAGTGATTTTCTCATGGACGGCGGAGTGACGGCTGCCTATTGGTATGGCGAACTTGCACAGAAATGATAGAATGAAATCAACTGCTGAATTAGTTGAAAAAGCCAAGTTTACCGTAAACGTAGGCAGTGTTTTTCACCTAATATATAGTGAAGAGGATTCTGATTAACCCTCTGTTTTTAATATCACCATAAATTTGAAGTGCCATTTTTTCTCTCTATCTCTGTTTTTACTTCATTTCTTTCATTTTTTCTTTGATTTTAGGACAGCTTCCGCTATTCTAAATAATTCCTTTATGTTTAAGTATCTTCAGCTGATGTAAGTTAAAGCAAAAAGCTGTCATAAGCATCTTTACATTTTAGGGTCCTTTCAAAATAGAAATCATTTCTAGGATTAGGAGAACTTATTTTCTCTATCTTAGTATCAATCCGTACTCCCCCATCAAATGTACCTCACAAAATAAAGTTATATTTCATTTTAGTCTCAATTATTGTCTTATTTCTCTTTTAGTGTTATATTTTTGTCCTCTATTAATTTGGACTTGGATATTTAAAAAAACAGTAACAATAGCCTGTATGTCAATGGCTACCCATTAAAGGATTGTTAATGCACTATTTTTGGATTAGGGTTCAATAAATCCTTATTTACATAATTAATTAAATATCAAGATGTACTTTTTATGGGGGACCTTTTATTGACTACTTACGGCTAAAAATAGCCTCAGTACATCCTCCATTTGAATGTTAGTTCAAAAGGACCCTATTACATTTACTCTTTCCACAGTTTGTAACAAGAACTATTCCCGCATTGAATACTTCTTTGACCACAGAATATATTCGTTCTCCTTGAACTCTTTGAATACTGATCCTTTTGTTCCTCAGGCTATCACTTATTTCTAATGGATGTCCTCGCACAGCTCTCTGCATTGTTGCTGCAAAACCTTTTGCAATTGCTCCGAAGTATTCTCTTTCTCTGTATACAACTTCATTCAATTCGGAGAGATCTATCTGAGAATCATGGACCGATGCAGTAGTTGTTTTGAATCTTCTGATCAATTCATAATCCTTATCGATGATTGTGTGGAGCTTGTAACCAAAAAATGATTTATCACCTTTCTTTGTCCAGGTTCCGTCCTTACTTCTTCTTGTTTTCGCTTCTTTTCCCCTGGGTTCATCTGCTTTAGCATGTCCTGGATTTGAATGGATAAAAGTAGCATCCTGAATCATTCCTTTTTTGATCTTCAATTTTAGAGCATCAAGTTGCTTCTGCATTTCAGTCCATATTTGCTCTTCTTTTCCATCATCGACAATCCTCTTGCGTCTACAAAAAATTTATGAAACATTGGTCAGATGAGGATAAGAATCCGTTGTGGAAGAACTAAAAAAATCTGATATTGAGCAGAGAGCTGCCATTGAGAACAAGAAAGAAACGTAAATACTTTCTGAAAACAAGTATTTCTGTTGATACTGAAAAGTTCATCACTAGGGAGTTGGTATTGTGTCATCAAAAAGTGATTATTATTTATATTAGAAAGTGTTTGATGCTCTATTAATTAATTTCTATTTAATGATTTCTAATTTAAAGGGTGTACATATAATGATTAGTGATGGAGTTATGGATGTGATTTCATTAAAAACGAAAAATAAGATTTAAAAAAAATTAGATATCTTTTTTTTGTTAAACCAATAGTGAAATTTTTCAGAGGTTACGTTTTGGATATGGGTTGTGGAGCCGGTGAGCATATTGAGAATTATAAAAACCAATCCCTAGGAATTGATGCACATGAAAATAACATTCAACATTGCCAAAAAAAGGGCCTCAATGCAATAAAAGCAGACGCCAATTCTTATAACAAACCTGAAACTTTTGATACAGTCTTACTAAGCCATGTTCTTGAACATCTAAATTCCCCATATAATGCTATTGAAAATGCATATATCTCTACAAAAATAGGGGGTAGCATTTTGATAGTTGTCCCTACATATAAAGGATTTATGACTGGTTTTAATATTTAATTGGTCATAAGAACTATATTACTGAACAATATTTGGATCATTACTTAATTGATCAACTTGGATGTAAAAAGATATATTCGAGAAAGTTTCCAATCTGTGAATTTATTTCAGGAGAATATCAAGAATTACGGGTATTTTATACAAAATGTCCAAATGGGGAAAATGGCAAGTGAATTTTGAAGTTTATGAATTTAACCTCTAAAAAGGGGTTCCGTTGCAAAAAGTAATATATCTAATATTTCTGTAGTTTTAAAAATAATTACTACCATTGTGTACTATTTTTCTATACACCGCGACATAAATGTTCATCTAATGATGCCTGTACTTTCTATTTCGAAACGTCTATCCAACTGATATTCTCTTTTGCTCTATTACTGATTTAAGTCGTTATGTATAAAGCAGAATCATTAGGCTGTGAACTGACAAATATACAAAGATATCTGACTGAAAATTCATTTCCCATTGTTTCTATGAGTGATTGGTCAATCAAAGCAAATATATACTAGCAAAGTCGTCTATGACTGACTGTTCAGTCATCCGGTGATGATATTATCTTATACAAATCGAAACAAAAGGAGAGTTAAAGATGCTGTATAGAAAAATGCCAAAGAATGGTGATGAGCTTTCGATACTCGGATTCGGATGCATGCGCCTCACCTCAAAAGAAGACGGTAGTATCGATGAAGAAAGAGCCACCAAGCAGGTTCGCTATGCAATCGATCACGGAGTGAACTACATTGACACTGCATGGCCATACCACATGGGGGCAAGCGAGCCATTTCTGGGCCGTGCACTTGCTGATGGATACCGCGAAAAAGTTAAAATTGCAACAAAACTTCCTTCGTGGCTTATAGAGAGCCGGGAAGATATGGACAAATTCCTGAATGCACAGCTGGAGAAACTGAACACCGATCATATTGACTATTACCTCGTACACGCTCTTGTTGGTGACCTGTGGGACAATATCGAAAAGCTCGGTGTGGCTGATTTCCTTGATAAGGCCAATGCTGACGGTCGTATTGTCAATGCAGGTTTCTCTTTCCACGGTGCGGGAGAGGATTTCAACCGCAGAGTGGATGCTTATAAGTGGGATTTCTGCCAGATCCAGTACAACTTCCTGGATGAAACGAACCAGGCAGGTACCGCAGGTATGGAATATGCAGCCTCCAAAGGTCTTGGCGTCATAATCATGGAACCTTTGCGTGGAGGGAACTTGACAAAGACCGTGCCTCAAGCTGTGAAAGAGATATGGGACGAAGCTCCTACAAAGAGGTTCCCTGTAGAATGGGCTCTCCGCTGGGTATGGAACCACCCGGAGGTCACGGTCGTCCTTTCAGGCATGAATGAGGAAATACATATTGAAGAAAATCTCAGAATAGCAGATGAAGCATACCCAAATTCTCTTACAGGGGAGGAAATGCAGCTGGTAAAAAGGGTGGAGAGCAAGTATCGTGAACTGATGAAAGTGGGTTGTACCGCTTGCCAGTACTGCATGCCCTGCCCGGCAGGCGTGAATATTCCTCTCTGTTTCGAGCATTATAACAACCTGTCCCTGGTGGACAATCCTGAAGAGGAACGGTTCATGTATGCTGCACGGCTGGGTGGCGCTGTCGCTCTCGGGGAACCAGAGTTTGCTTCTCTGTGCATACAATGTGGACAGTGCATTGAAAAATGTCCTCAGCACATTGAAATACCTACGGTTCTTGAATCCGTTGTGAAAGAAATGGAAGGACCCGACTTGGAGCAGAGAGTTTCCATGGCAAGAGAGATGTTCAAGCAGGTATAACAGCGGAAATTATCTGCCGTACAAAAAG encodes:
- a CDS encoding aldo/keto reductase, with amino-acid sequence MLYRKMPKNGDELSILGFGCMRLTSKEDGSIDEERATKQVRYAIDHGVNYIDTAWPYHMGASEPFLGRALADGYREKVKIATKLPSWLIESREDMDKFLNAQLEKLNTDHIDYYLVHALVGDLWDNIEKLGVADFLDKANADGRIVNAGFSFHGAGEDFNRRVDAYKWDFCQIQYNFLDETNQAGTAGMEYAASKGLGVIIMEPLRGGNLTKTVPQAVKEIWDEAPTKRFPVEWALRWVWNHPEVTVVLSGMNEEIHIEENLRIADEAYPNSLTGEEMQLVKRVESKYRELMKVGCTACQYCMPCPAGVNIPLCFEHYNNLSLVDNPEEERFMYAARLGGAVALGEPEFASLCIQCGQCIEKCPQHIEIPTVLESVVKEMEGPDLEQRVSMAREMFKQV